In Diorhabda carinulata isolate Delta chromosome 6, icDioCari1.1, whole genome shotgun sequence, a single genomic region encodes these proteins:
- the LOC130895966 gene encoding uncharacterized protein LOC130895966, whose translation MATTNHELLFISIFLTINLIGELVQIETFAQVHSNSNITNNSSSKNTVAQNAQHVNENNNIDDKQKNLLPDNESNNSDVESGAVIRGILVFVGIGLIFIVYIACKTYRRNKMPIIKKYGVRGRKSDVEMKPLPLDDDEDDETVFDLGNLNKP comes from the exons atgGCAACGACAAATCACGAACTTTTGTTTATTTCCATATTCCTGACTATAAATTTGATCGGAGAACTTGTCCAAATAGAAACATTTGCTCAAGTTCATTCAAATTCTAATATAACTAATAATTCAAGTTCTAAGAACACTGTGGCACAAAATGCTCAGCacgtaaatgaaaataataatatagatgataaacagaaaaatttgtTACCTGACAATGAAAGTAACAATTCAGATGTTGAATCCGGAGCTGTGATTAGAggaattttagtttttgttgGAATaggtttaatatttattgtatatatagCTTGTAAGACATacag AAGGAACAAAATgccaattataaaaaaatatggtgtAAGAGGCCGTAAGTCAGATGTGGAAATGAAACCCTTACCACtcgatgatgatgaagatgatgaaACTGTTTTCGATTTAGGAAATTTGAATAAACCATAA